A genomic region of Chelonia mydas isolate rCheMyd1 chromosome 9, rCheMyd1.pri.v2, whole genome shotgun sequence contains the following coding sequences:
- the LOC102944496 gene encoding TLR adapter interacting with SLC15A4 on the lysosome yields the protein MLAEGILTGIIYKERKQNIDKPHKCHINRKDEREPWKDHLIDIPAIKDFASESEKQNEIIAKGSKIENNKDLQWTSKGELPAKEHNAHVKGTISAALHIPGREQNHEIQLDLYRSWSCHSIYQNYPDLHIGGDHVGGYMQDSGCIMDHISDELVDGPVLLSGDILLGRSPQNEPLEKTATKSLNGDEGGERSMTLHKQPLSNSVLNNYMDTKVQELYKQFFEENLTRCGSVTNLLTSSLIMNNLNQINLQISQEQTIEKSKAREVLLQSLALFSFHNAASGNSSEFSTPNLQFSNSLSKRKSSRIQFTS from the coding sequence ATGTTGGCAGAAGGCATCCTAACTGGAATCatatacaaagaaagaaaacagaacataGATAAACCCCACAAATGTCACATAAACAGAAAAGATGAAAGGGAACCCTGGAAAGATCACCTTATAGATATACCAGCAATTAAAGATTTTGCTTCAGAATCTGAGAAGCAGAATGAGATCATTGCAAAAGGTAGCAAAATTGAAAACAATAAAGATCTTCAGTGGACATCTAAAGGAGAGCTACCTGCAAAAGAACATAATGCTCATGTTAAAGGAACCATATCTGCAGCTTTACATATACCAGGAAGagaacaaaatcatgaaatccAGCTGGATTTGTATAGATCTTGGTCATGCCACAGTATTTATCAAAACTATCCTGACTTACATATTGGAGGAGACCATGTAGGAGGCTATATGCAGGATTCAGGTTGCATTATGGACCACATAAGTGATGAACTTGTTGATGGCCCTGTTTTACTGTCAGGAGATATTCTATTGGGTCGTTCCCCTCAAAATGAGCCTCTTGAAAAAACAGCTACAAAGTCCTTGAATGGTGATGAAGGTGGAGAAAGGAGTATGACACTCCACAAGCAACCTCTTTCGAATTCCGTGCTGAACAATTACATGGACACAAAGGTGCAAGAGCTCTATAAACAGTTTTTTGAAGAGAACCTGACCAGGTGTGGTTCTGTAACAAACCTTCTGACTTCCAGTTTGATCATGAATAACCTAAATCAGATAAACCTTCAGATCTCCCAAGAACAGACTATAGAAAAATCTAAAGCTAGAGAAGTGCTCTTACAGTCTCTAGCTTTGTTTAGTTTCCACAATGCTGCCAGTGGAAACAGCTCTGAATTTAGCACTCCAAATTTACAGTTCTCAAACTcactaagcaagagaaagagcTCCCGGATACAGTTTACATCATGA